TAAAAACACCAACAAAGGCGGCAACGATACCCACCAGAGTGATTACAATGACTAAGGGGGTGGCAAGGATATTGGTGATAATGCCATAAAGGGGAAAACGATGGAAATGATACCATTGTAGGGGCAATATCCAAATGGTGGCGGCAACAGTGGCGGCGACAATATTGGCAATAGTGGGAGGCAAAAAATCCAAACGTTTGGTTATGGGAAAAGTGGAAGCAATTAATCCCCAAACCGCCATGAAACTAAACTGAAAGCCAATATCCCAAATCCACACCGGGTTGATAATCAGCAATATTACCCCAGCCAACAATAGACTGCCAGAAATCCTCACTTGTCTTCCTTGTAGAATTCCTACCAAGCCTGCCATCCCCATAAAAGTTGCCCTTAAAATGGAGGGGTAAAATCCAGTGATAGTGGCATAACCCAAAAGACATAGACTCCCTATCAAAAAACGCCTATCTGGGGAAAAACCCGCAGTCACACTTAAAACCACCGCCAGTAGAAGAGACACATGGAAACCGGAGGCAGCCAGGGTATGACTTAAACCCGCTAGACGGAAACTTTCTTCTGTTTGCCAATCCAAATCCACCGCGCGACTGCCAATCACCATGGAAGATAAAAGACTACCATAAGGCATCTTCAAAAAACGGATATGGGTTTGAATAATTCTTTTTCTGGTTTGATACAAAAATCCTTGCCACCAATTTCCCTTTTCAATTATGGTTATAGATTTAGCTGCTAAGCCGGAAAATACCCCTTGTTTCTGTAAATAATCTGCAAAGTCAAATCCATCCGGGTTTAAGGGGGGAGAAGGCAAATATAGACTTCCTTCCACCCTGATAGTTGTTGAGGGATATACTCCTTTCACCTCTAATAAGGGGGATGTGACATATATCCTCCCCGTAACCTTTTTCTCTTTTTCATTCTCATCTATTAGACTGTTGGCAAGGAGAATAAATTTTCCCTTTTGATTGCGATTAATTTTGGGTTGGGTTAAAACAATGCCTTCTACCTTAACTGGATAGAATTTGCCATACTCCATACCACCAACAATCTGTTTGCTTATATACAAATTGTCGGCATTGGGCAAACGCCAGTAGTAGTAAACAAAGCCTATTACAACCAATATACAGAATAAAAATATATGGCTAATTTTTAATCTAAAGTAGGGATTTATTCCTCGAAAAAGCCATAGCAAAAACCCCAATAATGCAACAGCAGCCAGCAATCTTATTATCTCTTCAACGTTCCAAATACCGGTAAAAAGTAATCCTAGCAAGTAGGCTCCAAAAAATCCATATTTTACTTCAATTTTCGCGCCGTTAATTTTCATATTACAAAAAGAGCTGCATCAGTTTAAAATTTAACCTAAACTAAATAAACTAAATAAGGCTCATATTCGAGATAGAATTCTTTTAGTAGGGGGAGGTATTAAACAGTTACACCCCCTCTGGATAACCCCATAAAAAAGCAAAAAAAAAAAAAAAAAAGAACTAAAGACAAAAAAATAGTGAAACGGAAGACAATCCACAGGTTAGAATATTACCCCTTAAGGAAGGAGAAAAAGCAAGGATGGCAGTAATGAAAAAACCGACAGTATGGACAAAGGTGATAATAGCAACAGGAATGGTAATAGGGATAGAAATGGCATTAAAAGCTGTCCCTGTCAATGCCCAATCCCTGAAGGTGGTTTACCCGCCGACTAATCATGAAACCACGGCGGCATCTATTTTCATCATAGGCTCTGCACCGGCAAAAGGGGATGTTATTGTAAATGGTAACATAGTGCGCCGCTCGCCCCAGGGTAATTTTGCCCCTTCTATTCCCTTAAAGGTAGGGAAAAACGAAGTGGTTATCCGCTATGGCAGGGAGGAAGTCAAACGCACTATTCTCAGAAAAGATAATCAGCCTCTTTGGGAAGAGGTGGAAACACTAAGCAGTAATCTAATAAATCCTAGGGAAGATGTAACTGTTTTGCCTGGAGAGAATGTCTGTTTTAGCGCCATAACTCCCATTGATGCCAAAACCACAGTTACTGTAGGGGGTAAGAAAATTCCCCTCACCCCCGACTTAAAACAACCTCTCCCCCCCAATTCTGCAGTCCTGTTAGGCGAAAATCAAACCCTTACCAACCCCTCCCACTCCTGGCAAAGGGTTACAGGTTGCGCTTCTTTTGATTACACTACGGATTCTCTCACACCGGTTTTTTCTATGAATTACAAGAATAAAAACATTGAAAGAAGGGGCAATGGTAAAATTAATGTCCTAAACCCACAACGACTGCCGGTGGTTGAAGTTAAATCTATACAAGGTGTAACACGGACGGGGCCGGGGGTAGAATATTCCCGTCTAACTCCCCTCCCCCAGGGAGTAAAAGCAAGAGTCACCGGCAAACGGGGAGAATGGTTGCGGCTAGACTATGGCGGCTGGATAAGGGCAGAGGAAACCAAAATTTTGCCCACCAACACTCCTCCTGTCTCTTTTATTCGTAGTATTACCTCTCGCCTCACAGAAAATAGCCTAGAGATAGTTTTCCCTCTGGAAGTAC
Above is a window of Geminocystis sp. M7585_C2015_104 DNA encoding:
- a CDS encoding ComEC family competence protein, which produces MKINGAKIEVKYGFFGAYLLGLLFTGIWNVEEIIRLLAAVALLGFLLWLFRGINPYFRLKISHIFLFCILVVIGFVYYYWRLPNADNLYISKQIVGGMEYGKFYPVKVEGIVLTQPKINRNQKGKFILLANSLIDENEKEKKVTGRIYVTSPLLEVKGVYPSTTIRVEGSLYLPSPPLNPDGFDFADYLQKQGVFSGLAAKSITIIEKGNWWQGFLYQTRKRIIQTHIRFLKMPYGSLLSSMVIGSRAVDLDWQTEESFRLAGLSHTLAASGFHVSLLLAVVLSVTAGFSPDRRFLIGSLCLLGYATITGFYPSILRATFMGMAGLVGILQGRQVRISGSLLLAGVILLIINPVWIWDIGFQFSFMAVWGLIASTFPITKRLDFLPPTIANIVAATVAATIWILPLQWYHFHRFPLYGIITNILATPLVIVITLVGIVAAFVGVFIPLLGSSISFLLYPFLWLLFAIVETSNKLPFSSLAVGRLHVFNLVLVYIIFLAISYKREWRKYRLGLISLASGVVLTPLIYQKLNLIQVTIIGGGDEAVIVIQNRNNTAVINLGDKKTVYFDLMPFLENQGVNKLEVVFFEKDDNLNLLAFLKKYLPVKYTNEYELARIKSIKILERNTNYLMFELANQKWLVVGCVENKDFDTNPDVLVITDGKCYDKNSIKRIKPHYALISGIKDVELKIEGITVIPITNSWIRWLPHKGFTRP
- a CDS encoding N-acetylmuramoyl-L-alanine amidase, with the translated sequence MVIGIEMALKAVPVNAQSLKVVYPPTNHETTAASIFIIGSAPAKGDVIVNGNIVRRSPQGNFAPSIPLKVGKNEVVIRYGREEVKRTILRKDNQPLWEEVETLSSNLINPREDVTVLPGENVCFSAITPIDAKTTVTVGGKKIPLTPDLKQPLPPNSAVLLGENQTLTNPSHSWQRVTGCASFDYTTDSLTPVFSMNYKNKNIERRGNGKINVLNPQRLPVVEVKSIQGVTRTGPGVEYSRLTPLPQGVKARVTGKRGEWLRLDYGGWIRAEETKILPTNTPPVSFIRSITSRLTENSLEIVFPLEVQVPISILQTTQTLTLTLYNTIAQTDIIRFDDNPLIEGLDWHQKTPTQVEYLFTFKSPQQWGYDVYYQGSNLILSLSLPPRLKTQISGATIVIDPGHGGEELGALGPTGVAEKDVNLRVALLLAQQLKRKGATVYLTRETDEFVALQDRQNIIRKIKPTIALSIHYNALPDGGDAETTKGISTYWYHPQARDLAVYLHNYITEKLNRPSYGIYWNNLALTRPHVAPTVLLELGFMINPEEFEWITNPQAQEILATTLADAIENWLLEKTATSGN